The window AGAGAAAGTGTATTTAAAAAGATGGCGGAAACCGAAAGCAAAAAATACAAGTTACAACACTTTGAAACATAAACCACCTCATGTGCTACTCATTACACTTGGAACAAGATCTAATTTAAAAGGCACTTGGAAATAAAACTCAACATTTTAATCATGTATGTATTTTTAGCTATCTTCATCAATATGTAGCTGTGGTTTTCCCCAAGTCAGTCAAAGAAAATAATGAGTTTCcaacagtcagggaaatcctcttaattaagctgtatagcttaatttggagatctcctaaataagctgtatcatacagctttattaggtgacatacatctaaattctcgaaaaatgtaaattttagcagaatcaccgCTTCAGCTCTTTATCGTCAGTTTGACCACTATATTATAAACGAGGAACGGTATATTTTCAGCACCCTGGGTTCAAAAGATATGGGCTATAAACAATGGTTCATTGTTAGCGATAGTCTATTTAAGCTGTGTACTGCATCCTAGTTAGGATGTCACGTTACATGATACATCCTAattacgagggtgccgataagccgcatacgccgtaaaaagtgcgggcgagttcggcgttttaaaaaaattcaggtatttgtccgaaaaaaaaagattcaccataaatgactctcgaagaattatttaaaaaagtataaaaattaaaatgaactaactatatgGTAGTAGGTTCTtaaaagaattgtttttatggtttttgataagatttacttgataaataacttatatataaactttattacctcctttctcttcaagcacgttctttcaactgtcgtccgccgaactcgcccttatatatgcgggcgtttgcggcttatcggcaccctctttccTAATTAagcggatatttttaaaacttcaaatttagcgGATCGCTGGGGTGCTGCgaaaaaactaatgtattggagatgtttatatgtacgtaaatattggatttattcagttagatagatgctaaaactcagttaaatgtgtgttttagaagaacaaagttttgtacatcttaaccaagctgtaaaacgcctaattagactgtatcatacatcctaattaagctgacatctaaattaagctgtacagcttaattaagaggatttccctggcTGTCCAACAGACAAATGTTTATAGACTTTTGTACAAGCACACAAGACGTAAAAAACAGGACAACATAGGAGAATATAAGTAAATAAAGGGCCCACCGAAGTGATTATGTGTGCAATGCCTGATGCTCATGCACatttggaggtaaaaatgtaaacaaatcacAGACACACGGAGGAAAACGTTCAAAATGGACAAAATCCACAATAAAAACATGGGTGAAATTTAGGTTTCAACATTTATTCACAATATGTTTTAACCATGCTGTACtggaacaattttattttaacttttatgcttgattacaaaataattttcagaACAAATTACGCAAAGTAGACACCTAATCTATGCTTTGAGAAAGTGATCTTTTAAACTATAATTTGAACCATAACGAATGATGACATAAACCCTCATGAATCGAATATTTAGtctattttcatttttccaaGGAGTAATGCCTCTTCGTGTTTCCTATAAAACAGCAGTTagtcaatctttttttttttcactctgCTAGCCATGTTTTTTTCTGCACTATTGTTTtcgttacctccatttctgtgcACGCATCTTTTTGGGATAGTATTACGTAATGTTATATGATGCGCACGCAGAAAAAACATGGCACTTTGAGTGTATTAAACAAGAACGACAAAATCTAAATTAAACcaaggttaaaaaaaaactacaagaAATGTCAGGTTTGAAGTTAGAAATAAAGATTCTCTGAACAGGTGAACAGTGTGGTTTTACCTCAAATCATAATGGCTACCCCAAAAATTGGACCTGTAATTGGTTTATCATGTGACATTAGGTGACGGGAGAATAAGGAAAGCTTTAAGGTTTTATAACTAATTTTGTAGGATTTTTAAAAAGCATCATCACTAAGACCCCCAAAATAAACATTGGTGCTTTATTACACCAAAACCCACCCAACTAAATCTACATGCCCTGAGTGCCGGTCACAAGTTTCCTATTTAAGTGATGATTACAGTTGAGATACCCTGACCAAATGTGGTGAACACATGTAcacatgccctgagcgtcaggtgatATACATTTCCAAGACTGCAATGATTTGTATCAACCACATACCTGCCAAAAAGTGCAAACTAATACAATTCTATTGCCTTTCTACTATATATCTTGCAATGTAATACTTCAAGCACGTAAGCAAGTAAGTGCCAAACACTTGGGGGTATACAAAATTGTAAGGTTACCAAGATGTAGCCTGTAACAATTTTTTGCATATTTCCAATCCAGGTTTCGAATTAGGAGGTCACAATTTGCAAGGAATTAATCAATGGCAAGTGACCTAGTGCTCCCAGACCACACTTGCACACATTTTTTCTTCTCTACAGTCCTCAGATTTTTACAAACTGACTTTTCATTACTAATTACAACCCTGAAATCGGTTTCAGACAGCTTTAATTCAAGTAGGTTAACTAggaatattttatatttgatgtCAGTCAGATTTTTTCACCATAAAGATGTTTCAAAGGGATGTTCATAAAAATTTCCTAAAACCAGCCTGTTTTTGAACACGTTCTTAGTTGACGTTGAATTTGTTTTCCATCTAACATTAACTTGTTAAAATTACTATACCAGGCACAGGTAAAAGCGGCTGTAACAAGAATAGCTTACCCCTGAACAATGTATCATGTCAAGtccgtttaaataaaaaaaacgttaaaTACCTATATGCCAATATAAAAATAAGATGTGACTCTAGTGAAAATATTCTAGTTTTTACCATTTCATTAAGAATGCACGTTTAAAAAACACGGGACCCAAAATACCAAAACATAAGATATATATAAATACATTGCTATCCTGATGGTAGAATCAAAACCAAAAAAGATCTTGAAAACTATCCAATAAATAATGATCAATATGGGATTaacttattttgaaatttaaagtatattatatatacttttcttttcttaaatttAGACTGTACCTTCTATTAAACATTATACTCTGTTTCATTATTTCCAGGCTTttggaataaaaggaatttgtaaatttgtaaaaacgTAAGATTTGTAAAGAAGAAAACACTTTAGATGGAAACATATGGACATAATTTCCTTGACATCTATGCAAGACCGGTCATAGTTTTAATATTGGAAAGGTGATTCAGCAACAATGAGTTTATTTTTTATCGATATATTTTGGAATTTTCTTCCATCATCAggataactaaaataaatacattttaaaaacatttttttataaaacatatacAGTAAAATCTATCAACATTTCAAGTAATGAGtataatcaaattttaaaatcacacAAGGGAATAAAATTTgattaatttaaaagaaaaagtaagtgGTTTACATTATATACAACAACTAAACTTGTATTGTTAACACCCTGCTTCTGTACTCATCTTTGGTGTTTAAGGTGGGTTTGATTGCCCTGATCCACAGAGCTTCCAAAGTCATCAAATATTCTGCACAGCAGTGTGTTGACCCTAAGGTCGAGACGTTGTTGATTGTAATTTCTACGTTTATGCAATGCCTGGCGTGTTTTAATATTGGTTAGATAATTATTAAGTGCATTACTTTCTGATTTAGGGCAGATTATTGGAAGTCTACAGGCAAAAGGTTTTGTGATTTCTGTAAATGTTGGACAGCTGATAATAAAGCTGTAAGTTATACTTCTTATTTATTGTTACGTCATGCTGCCTTTTCCTCTTATATTTTTTCCACTGGTATCTACTCATCCATTGTTATACACTAATCGATCAATTAATTTTACACTGGTTTTGGAAAGTGCGTTTTACTAATGTTTTACgtatatataaaaatgaaatcttttAATACAGAGTATTGACTTCCATGAAAGAGGAAAAAATCATCAAGCTAATGTGAAGAGAAGACTTGGAGAGGTATCCCTTTTGCTGTTTCTCAAACTTCCCCCAAACATTTATTTAtctcttgtaaaaaaaaacaccaatTTTGTATTGTCAAatcaatttatatattttagataaaaaagaactccattgaaaaaagaaagaaagatgaAGCTTCGAAGAAAATGTTTGCCCAAATGGAAAAGGTGTGTAATTTGTTTGTAATTTCCACTTACAAAGAACATACTTTAAATcaagtaaatattttaaaacttaaatactgcataaaaataaaaataactccAAATGAAAAAGTATTCTGCATTTGGTATGTGAATGGTCATAGTCCCCACCCCAGTCTGCTGGAGGAAGATGAAATTCCCAATAATTAAAGCTTGTCAACACTGCCTTAGGGGCGGATGTTTTGTTGTGGGGTAATTTCAACCTTAGTTATCCTTCAGTTTCGATAATGTTGCATGATTTCTGGTTGTTGCAACAAACTTGTTAAATAATTCTTACCCTGATATGGTAGCTTGAAGGCTCCACCAGTCTTAATACTACTGTATTAATTactgaaagataacaacagaattaacacaaATATCAACATTGCCACcaataacacaattttaaagtcAACACAAGTAGAATATTAAATTGCAtgctgcaactgtttgtcacaGTCAACatgataaacaaattaaaatcatcaaaaacaCAACAGTAATCATTACAATCAATTATTGTAGAGATATTTTGGATGCCTCCAGAACCTAAAACAACTTGTTTGGAGACACTCAATGCTTTGTCAAGCAGTCGGCTAATTGGTGTTTCCCTTCAACCCACTTGACAGTCATCCCATCTTGTTCCTCCTTCACTCAAAGCTAGTGTTTCTGAAGCAATTGGGGTTTTGGTTACTCTTTGTAGTTATTTCGATTGCCAGGTTGGTATAACTTTGTTTAGGTGCTTCACAAATATGATAAATGCAACTTGTCAGGATCCGCACTTCAAACTGGCATGGGTTGTATCTGTGTAGCaaataatttcacaattttCCATATTTGCAATCTTGGTAATGGTTATTGCAACATGCTTGCTCTTAATTCTTCAAATAATCTTGTTGGcatctttcaaattttgaatTGTAGGTACCTTGTCATAATTAGACGTTTGACAACTATCATAAGCCACATCAGGGCGGGTTTGTCCTGCCACCGAAGCAATTTGCCCACTCAACGATTTCAGCATCGTCTTTTCCTTGCTAGTCACTTTTCGTTCATTGCTAACATCATTTTTAAGACTCTATATAGCTCACTTGATTAATCTTAATTGCTTTTAAATTGATCCACATCTAATCCTAGATACTTGAATGTTGAGCTTGATCGCGTACTGATTTTGAATGTTTCGAAAAGCTCTGTGATAACATCTTTGTGGAAAGCTGGACTACTGCCATACACAAAGTCATCAACCTGGTAAACACAAATTCCAATGATTTGCTTACCTCATACAAACATCTCTTTAGTTTCCACACTGTTGTCACTGACAATGTGTCTTTTGGTGGTTGTAGAAACAGTTCTTTTTCAATAGCATTTCCCTGAAGAAAAACTGCAGTGATATCAAGCTATGATAGCCATTGCAAGTCGAAGGCTTTGTTCGCCACAAGTTGGAGAATCTGTTCTCAACGACTGTGAACTTTCTTCAAAGGCTCAGCCACCAATCTAGCTttcacaattctttttttacctttgaACTTCTCAGTTATGACTCATTTGCTTGATACAGTAGTTTGACCAGTGTCTGGAACTTCTTCAAAGACATTATGTTTTAAGTTCTGTAATTCTCTCTCATATGCATCAACTGTTTCCTGTGAAAACATATCGAACATATCCGGATTTTCCGGCTCGACCCATTTGGCACATCATTCCAATTGATGCTTTTTGGCTTTCTACCACCATCATTAGACACATTAACCCAATTTttataacaacagaattaacacaaATTGCAATATCAACAAAGCTTTCTTAAATCAGTGAATCAAAATATTTAGTTATAGTCAAAGGGAAATTGATCATTGGCTTGACCAGAGCCGCAATTACCAGGGAAAAAACTTTGCATTAGAGGGAACCCTAAGGGGTGCAGGAAACTATGATGGTCAAAATTAATCGTATCAATTTTTCTTTGCAAATTTAgtgaaaattaacaaaattagttCAGGTGAAATTATTTGGATTTGATTTTTGCAAGAACTAATAAAACGTGATTTCGTTATAAAGTATTTGAGTTAAACGGTAGCTTTTATAAGGAACTATTATGCACAATGCAAAGACAATACTAAACAGAGAACGAGATATAACTCCAGTTAATTGATTTTAATAATCTTCCATAATAGGCCGCATTGGCAGCTGTGGAAAAAGATATTCAAGCTAACCAAGGAGCAGTTGGCAAGTCTGACATGAAAAATATCGTTTCCGGTTGGTGAattaatgataatttttaatttcatttacaATATAAAACTTCTGATTTCCACCCACTAATTTAAGCTCACGCTGCTGGCTCAGGTAACAACAGCTCAACGTATCCTTGGACCGCTATGATCGCTCCACAAGGCTTCACATATTACTACAATTCATTAACTGGAGGTAAGTGTTGAATTATTTCCTGTTTGGTTGGCCCCATATTTTcttccttttcttttcttttttttaatttctttctgtTTCATGACAATTTAGCGAATTGTGAAGGttggttttttttttagaatcctCCTGGACAATGCCTGAAGTGTTTAAGAAGTTACACGAAGAAAAGATAAagtattgttttgtttataaagtGAATGTTTTAGTGTTGTAAAAAAACGAGCATCATGATTCATTTTTAGATCTTTTTTGTTGACTttagagaagaagaagaatcacaaccgaagaagaaaaaaaagaaaaaagagaaagagGTGTATTAGATGTGATCTATTATCTCTTATCACTTCCTATCTATAGACAATGGCCAACCGGTGACTTTTTACTTGCGATAGCCCACTGGGCTAGTGAAGCCAGAAAATACATGCTACTATATCTAGATCATCTTGAGATGAAGGCTTGGATTCTTGTACTAGTAATTTACGACTAAGTTCACCCGATTTTTTTCTACTGTGTAAATAACTTTTATCATGACGCTGGATGCAGTATTCTTACCACTAGGGTTCGAAAGTAGTGTGCTTACCAagatctttaaaaaacacctgTATTTTGTTGTAGCATGGTGAAGGACGTTATGTTTTATTATTTGTAGCTACCAAAGAATCCTTACATTAAATCAGAAGAACGACCTGAAGAGGTTCATAATATACATCCACTGCTTGGTGGGTGGTCGACTGTTCGACGTCATGAAGTGGAAGGTGAAGAAGAAA is drawn from Hydractinia symbiolongicarpus strain clone_291-10 chromosome 8, HSymV2.1, whole genome shotgun sequence and contains these coding sequences:
- the LOC130654993 gene encoding WW domain-binding protein 4-like, yielding MADYWKSTGKRFCDFCKCWTADNKASIDFHERGKNHQANVKRRLGEIKKNSIEKRKKDEASKKMFAQMEKAALAAVEKDIQANQGAVGKSDMKNIVSAHAAGSGNNSSTYPWTAMIAPQGFTYYYNSLTGESSWTMPEVFKKLHEEKIKEEEESQPKKKKKKKEKELPKNPYIKSEERPEEVHNIHPLLGGWSTVRRHEVEGEEESKDQMNQQSTENSGNNEVSDRSEDAEASEMKNDEERSSGKKFKEKVMKTNLAATTDEPVAFKKRKSKSRNMRKRDDDD